The following are from one region of the Prevotella communis genome:
- a CDS encoding SemiSWEET family sugar transporter, with translation MEHELLFQIFGWLGSLGLIFGYLPQAIQTIRTRNTDGISLPGFIMMSIGSICFMSQGLMLGRSGIFIFTTNVITATCAVIIFVIKMKNDYFKK, from the coding sequence ATGGAACATGAGCTTTTATTTCAAATCTTTGGTTGGCTGGGTAGCCTCGGACTGATTTTCGGTTATCTGCCTCAGGCCATACAAACCATCAGGACACGAAATACTGACGGTATTTCCCTGCCAGGCTTCATCATGATGTCAATAGGCAGCATCTGTTTCATGAGCCAGGGATTAATGCTGGGCCGTTCTGGTATCTTCATCTTCACAACCAACGTCATCACAGCAACCTGTGCGGTGATTATCTTTGTTATCAAGATGAAGAATGACTATTTTAAGAAATAA
- a CDS encoding adenine-specific methyltransferase EcoRI family protein, with product MIKRTERLQGSKNRRDDEYYTLYDDIAAEVRHYLPQLRGKRILCPCDWDESYNEEIVFKEEGYVLGRDLFSQEGTIKNIDVAQTNAKIEKRLDMVKCQFVEYLLNQAEEWGFRSISVSGYNPKTGEGVRFQDIDYSHYDVIITNPPFSQFDEFIDILVKNKKQFLVIGPQTAPTEKSIIRHFQNGNIRVGYHYHLSGFRRPDGSVLPKQHNTPRSSMWYTNLQVDENEKQIVMSCSYEENPERYPRYVNYDAIEVPTVAEIPYDYDGEMGVPITFMQKYNPKQFEIMGSSRQLGKPMKDCVEPDAVYSKGGMRFYLAEGNKHYKCLWDRIVIKHRKEDE from the coding sequence ATGATAAAGCGAACGGAAAGATTACAAGGTAGTAAGAATAGACGTGATGACGAGTATTACACCCTCTACGATGACATTGCCGCTGAGGTGCGTCATTATCTGCCGCAATTACGTGGCAAGCGGATTCTTTGCCCATGCGACTGGGATGAGAGCTACAATGAAGAAATAGTCTTTAAGGAAGAGGGCTATGTTTTGGGACGTGATTTGTTCTCTCAGGAAGGTACAATCAAGAACATTGATGTCGCTCAGACAAATGCCAAGATTGAGAAACGCCTCGACATGGTGAAATGCCAATTTGTGGAGTATCTGCTTAATCAGGCTGAAGAATGGGGATTCCGTTCTATCAGCGTGAGTGGTTACAATCCAAAGACTGGTGAAGGAGTGCGCTTTCAAGATATAGACTATAGTCACTACGACGTTATCATCACCAATCCGCCATTCAGCCAGTTTGATGAGTTTATCGACATACTCGTGAAGAATAAGAAACAGTTTTTGGTGATTGGCCCACAGACAGCTCCAACAGAGAAGAGTATCATTCGTCATTTTCAGAATGGCAATATACGTGTGGGCTATCATTATCATCTGAGCGGTTTCCGTCGTCCAGATGGTAGTGTGCTTCCTAAGCAGCATAACACGCCTCGCAGTTCTATGTGGTACACCAACCTGCAAGTAGACGAGAATGAGAAACAAATAGTCATGAGCTGTTCCTACGAAGAGAATCCTGAGCGCTATCCCCGCTATGTGAATTATGATGCAATCGAGGTGCCTACTGTAGCAGAGATTCCCTACGATTACGACGGAGAGATGGGCGTTCCCATTACTTTCATGCAGAAATATAACCCTAAGCAGTTTGAAATCATGGGTTCGAGCCGTCAATTAGGAAAGCCCATGAAAGATTGCGTAGAACCTGATGCAGTTTATTCAAAAGGCGGTATGCGTTTTTATTTGGCAGAAGGCAATAAACATTATAAATGTCTTTGGGACAGAATAGTCATCAAACACAGAAAGGAGGATGAATAG
- a CDS encoding HNH endonuclease family protein, with protein sequence MNRMTVKELYEKVASGKIISDIELQRAIVYDTAKQALVIDSIYHGIPLPAFYLWEREDGILEVLDGKQRIEAITKFKQGDIKYNDKTWKEYAYDSDLQHVVDETDLTIIICKGSEEKKREIFKRINTLGVPLSRYEVLNGLYHGEYLEGLGDYFRTNADVRKVLPTASIDRGDNKYHLLEYIFYVRHNSLFPKKDELDEYVKLHKDESFNDEVKKIKPYISFIRDIFNEKSKISPVLKFKFSVKYLKDRAIWLQHKDAIWKEVNDFMKTEGYSLSKTRDADIEAMILGIVGNCRVDPKRLFTQDDKLRLLSEKTPDENGLYVCEDCHQHFRAEELTVDHKRPWSLGGRTELSNAQLLCRACNSRKNNKN encoded by the coding sequence ATGAATAGAATGACAGTAAAAGAACTGTATGAGAAAGTGGCCAGTGGCAAGATTATCAGCGACATCGAGTTGCAACGAGCCATTGTGTATGATACAGCCAAGCAGGCTTTAGTTATTGATAGCATCTATCACGGAATTCCTTTGCCCGCCTTCTATCTATGGGAACGCGAAGATGGAATCCTTGAAGTGCTCGATGGTAAGCAACGCATAGAGGCAATCACGAAGTTTAAGCAGGGCGATATTAAGTATAATGACAAGACTTGGAAGGAATATGCTTATGATAGCGACTTGCAACATGTTGTAGATGAGACAGACCTTACAATAATAATATGTAAGGGCAGTGAGGAAAAGAAACGTGAAATTTTCAAGCGCATCAATACACTTGGCGTTCCTCTATCGCGCTACGAAGTACTCAATGGTCTTTATCATGGTGAATACTTAGAAGGTCTTGGTGACTATTTCCGCACCAATGCCGATGTCAGGAAGGTATTACCTACTGCCTCTATTGACCGTGGAGATAACAAATACCATCTCTTGGAGTACATTTTCTATGTGCGCCATAATAGTCTTTTTCCTAAAAAAGATGAATTAGACGAATATGTTAAACTGCACAAGGACGAAAGTTTCAACGATGAAGTAAAGAAGATAAAGCCATATATCAGTTTCATCCGTGATATTTTCAACGAAAAATCGAAAATCTCTCCCGTCCTGAAGTTCAAGTTCTCCGTCAAGTACCTGAAAGACCGCGCCATTTGGCTTCAGCACAAGGATGCCATCTGGAAAGAGGTAAATGACTTTATGAAGACTGAAGGCTATAGCCTATCCAAAACTAGAGACGCAGACATTGAAGCAATGATTCTCGGTATTGTCGGCAACTGCCGTGTGGACCCCAAGCGTCTCTTTACACAAGATGACAAACTTCGTTTGCTCTCCGAAAAGACTCCAGACGAGAACGGCCTCTATGTGTGTGAAGACTGTCACCAGCACTTCCGTGCGGAAGAACTGACAGTAGACCATAAACGTCCTTGGAGCCTCGGCGGCAGGACGGAACTCTCAAATGCCCAGCTGCTGTGCAGGGCTTGTAATAGTAGGAAGAACAATAAGAATTAG
- a CDS encoding phosphatase PAP2 family protein yields MMYIYPKPELHLMLNSFHSGVLDFFFKFYTLMAEWPLYVLAFLPSLWKRNKMTLFFAMCELTGGTILQILKHTISNPRPVSVFEDYPDLVLPLVQGVDMHHSNSFPSGHASTFFMFCTCSVIVLAYFFSRKDALKTLRNQILFDVALVALLVLAAMGAYSRVYLSQHFLSDVCVGSIIGFTTPFLMFWLCRNKVLKLKKEETK; encoded by the coding sequence ATGATGTATATATATCCGAAACCGGAACTACACCTGATGCTCAACTCCTTTCATTCAGGCGTCCTGGATTTTTTCTTTAAATTCTATACCCTGATGGCGGAGTGGCCCTTGTATGTCCTGGCTTTCCTGCCCTCGTTGTGGAAGCGCAACAAGATGACGCTTTTCTTTGCGATGTGTGAGCTGACGGGAGGTACCATCCTGCAAATCCTGAAGCACACGATCAGCAACCCCCGTCCTGTGAGCGTATTCGAGGATTATCCCGACCTGGTATTGCCTTTGGTTCAGGGCGTGGATATGCACCACAGTAATTCCTTTCCCTCAGGCCACGCCTCTACGTTCTTCATGTTCTGTACCTGCAGCGTCATTGTGCTGGCGTATTTCTTTAGCCGGAAGGATGCATTGAAAACGCTCAGGAACCAGATCCTGTTTGACGTGGCGCTGGTGGCGTTGCTGGTTCTTGCAGCCATGGGTGCCTATTCGCGCGTCTATCTTTCCCAGCACTTCCTGTCGGATGTGTGTGTAGGCAGCATCATCGGCTTTACCACCCCCTTCCTGATGTTCTGGCTGTGCAGGAACAAAGTATTGAAACTTAAAAAAGAAGAGACAAAATGA
- a CDS encoding electron transfer flavoprotein subunit beta/FixA family protein, protein MALKIVVLAKQVPDTRNVGKDAMTAEGTVNRAALPAIFNPEDLNALEQALRLKEQNPGSTVGILTMGPPRAGEIIRQGLYRGADTGWLLTDRLFAGADTLATSYALATAIKKIGDVDIVIGGRQAIDGDTAQVGPQVAQKLGLNQVTYAEEVLSVKDGKATIKRVIDGGVETVEAPLPVVITVNGSAAPCRPQNAKLVMKYKRATCPMERPAEGTAYDYLYDERPELTLNQWSVADVDGDVNQCGLNGSPTKVKAIKNIVFQAKESKTLTASDADIEGMIKELLDEKIIG, encoded by the coding sequence ATGGCTTTGAAAATTGTTGTGCTGGCCAAGCAAGTGCCAGACACCCGTAACGTGGGTAAGGACGCAATGACTGCCGAAGGCACCGTAAACCGTGCAGCCCTGCCCGCCATCTTCAATCCAGAAGATTTGAATGCCCTGGAGCAGGCCCTTCGCCTGAAGGAGCAGAACCCAGGCTCAACAGTAGGAATCCTCACGATGGGTCCTCCACGTGCAGGTGAGATTATCCGTCAGGGACTTTATCGTGGCGCTGATACTGGTTGGTTGCTGACCGACCGTCTCTTCGCCGGTGCTGATACCCTCGCTACTTCTTACGCATTGGCTACAGCCATCAAGAAGATTGGCGATGTTGACATCGTGATTGGTGGTCGTCAGGCTATCGACGGTGATACCGCTCAGGTAGGTCCTCAGGTGGCTCAGAAGCTGGGTCTCAACCAGGTGACTTATGCTGAGGAGGTTCTTTCAGTGAAGGATGGTAAGGCTACCATCAAGCGTGTGATCGACGGTGGTGTGGAGACTGTAGAGGCTCCTCTGCCAGTTGTGATTACCGTGAACGGAAGTGCCGCTCCCTGTCGTCCCCAGAACGCTAAGCTGGTGATGAAGTACAAGCGCGCTACCTGTCCTATGGAGCGTCCAGCCGAGGGTACTGCCTACGACTATCTGTACGACGAGCGCCCTGAGCTCACACTCAACCAGTGGAGCGTGGCCGATGTTGACGGCGATGTGAACCAGTGCGGTCTGAATGGCTCACCCACCAAGGTGAAGGCCATCAAGAACATCGTGTTCCAGGCTAAGGAGTCGAAGACTTTGACGGCTTCTGATGCTGATATCGAGGGAATGATCAAAGAATTGTTGGATGAGAAGATTATTGGTTAA
- a CDS encoding acyl-CoA dehydrogenase family protein, translating into MANYYSDHPEIGFYLNHPLMARIVELKEKGFADAKEYDYAPVDLGDAIENYKQILDITGDVAANIIEPNSESVDLEGPHLENGRMIYASKTYENLDATRKAGLWGVSMPRRYGGLNLPNTVFSMLSEMISSADAGFQNIWSLQSCIDTLYEFGSEEQRQKYIPRVCAGEGMSMDLTEPDAGSDLQRVMLKATFDEKENCWRLNGVKRFITNGDSDIHLVLARSEEGTKDGRGLSMFIYDKRQGGVDVRHIEHKLGIHGSPTCELTYKNAKAELCGSTRLGLIKYVMALMNGARLGIAAQSVGVEQEAYNEGLAYAKERQQFGDKIINFPAVYDMLSRMKAKLDAGRSLLYETAAYVDIYKCLEDIERDRKLTPEEKQELKKYQRLADAFTPLAKGMNSEYANQNAYDAISIHGGSGFIMEYKSQRLFRDARIFSIYEGTTQLQVVAAIRYITNGTMLNNIKEMLAGLEVSDSLKNLKARVEKLVPVYEEALNNVKALDNQDAHDFLARRLYDMTAELVMSLLILRDATKAPELFEKSANVYVRMAEEDVLGKSAYIKAFQVEDLASFKANDEETAE; encoded by the coding sequence ATGGCAAATTATTATAGCGATCATCCTGAGATCGGGTTCTACTTGAACCATCCCCTTATGGCTCGTATCGTTGAGCTGAAAGAAAAGGGTTTCGCTGATGCGAAAGAATATGACTACGCTCCCGTTGACCTGGGCGATGCCATCGAGAACTACAAGCAGATTCTCGACATCACCGGCGACGTGGCTGCCAATATTATCGAGCCAAACTCTGAGAGCGTTGACCTCGAAGGTCCACACCTCGAGAACGGTCGTATGATCTACGCCTCTAAGACTTACGAGAACCTCGACGCCACCCGTAAGGCTGGTCTGTGGGGTGTTTCTATGCCTCGTCGTTACGGCGGTCTGAATCTGCCTAACACCGTGTTCTCTATGCTCTCTGAGATGATTTCTTCTGCCGATGCCGGTTTCCAGAACATCTGGAGCCTGCAGAGCTGTATCGACACTCTGTACGAGTTCGGTTCAGAGGAGCAGCGCCAGAAGTACATCCCCCGCGTTTGCGCTGGTGAGGGTATGAGTATGGACCTGACCGAGCCTGATGCTGGTTCTGACCTGCAGCGCGTGATGCTGAAGGCCACCTTCGACGAGAAGGAGAACTGCTGGCGTCTGAACGGTGTAAAGCGCTTCATCACCAATGGTGATAGCGACATCCACCTCGTGCTGGCTCGTTCTGAGGAAGGCACCAAGGACGGACGTGGTCTGTCAATGTTCATCTACGACAAGCGTCAGGGCGGTGTTGATGTTCGTCACATCGAGCACAAGCTGGGTATCCACGGCTCACCTACCTGTGAGCTCACTTATAAGAACGCTAAGGCAGAGCTCTGCGGTAGCACCCGTCTGGGACTTATCAAGTACGTGATGGCTCTGATGAACGGCGCCCGTCTGGGTATCGCTGCACAGAGTGTAGGTGTTGAGCAGGAGGCTTACAACGAGGGTCTGGCTTACGCCAAGGAGCGTCAGCAGTTTGGTGACAAGATCATCAACTTCCCCGCTGTTTACGACATGCTCAGTCGCATGAAGGCCAAGCTCGATGCTGGTCGTTCACTGCTGTACGAGACAGCCGCTTATGTGGATATCTACAAGTGCCTCGAGGACATCGAGCGCGACCGCAAACTCACTCCTGAGGAGAAGCAGGAGCTGAAGAAGTACCAGCGTCTGGCTGATGCCTTCACCCCACTGGCCAAGGGTATGAACTCTGAGTATGCCAACCAGAACGCCTACGATGCTATCAGCATCCACGGTGGTTCAGGCTTCATCATGGAGTACAAGAGCCAGCGCCTGTTCCGCGACGCCCGTATCTTCTCTATCTACGAGGGTACCACTCAGTTGCAGGTTGTAGCTGCTATCCGCTACATCACCAACGGCACTATGCTCAACAATATCAAGGAGATGCTCGCTGGTCTCGAGGTGAGCGACAGCCTGAAGAACCTGAAGGCACGCGTTGAGAAGCTCGTTCCCGTTTACGAGGAGGCTCTGAACAACGTGAAGGCTCTCGACAATCAGGATGCTCACGACTTCCTGGCTCGTCGTCTGTACGACATGACTGCCGAGCTGGTGATGTCACTCCTGATCCTGCGCGACGCCACCAAGGCTCCTGAGCTCTTCGAGAAGAGTGCCAACGTATACGTTCGCATGGCCGAGGAGGATGTTCTCGGTAAGAGCGCTTACATCAAGGCATTCCAGGTAGAGGATCTGGCTAGCTTTAAGGCAAACGACGAAGAGACTGCTGAATAA
- a CDS encoding DUF3987 domain-containing protein has translation MASSFSGKPRKASMAAYRQLLAKNHVEEILQDVKQNNRLDRKKELPVWLPLAQSFNNGTRKAEDAVPSGLFYLDIDEKGLTEQLWQKVQDENLIEEYRIVYFAESAGGGTHIWAWRTPGATIEEDIQKLASRLGVSYDSHVTDLARCCFMASEKYVKLLDPIVFEEQPSSPKLGDNRGLNEESPLTEKNENGSETCSAPQPPNLGGSNYKGIPYENIVQALLWKLGYGDAPAEGERNMALYTMSRYMRFICDFDEQKLFTILPHWGLSDHEVQSTIKSAVGSTRPAGIPSMMNEVLSSLGAATEAGSAESEESTVAPVDNELPGILQDLSDHAPEEFREATLMAAMPMLGTLATGIRAKYRDGKLNSPSFIVDIEAPQATGKSFVDAEFELLMDPIIKQDEVEWQKEIEYSLAKKNGEEVENPCAQIRIIEPNIGVSAFLERALYAKGKHLFTYAPEIETVLKNNKGGAWTEKNDLFRLAYDNKPWGQHRISKDSFSGKVTLYYNMVMCGTPNKCRAFFADAESGLVSRVTPVLLPDMVGARMPHFKPWSQEDEEKVKRQCLCLMDEEGEIELPLINKAIEAWDEEKRQEYLQTLRYSLDVLRRRAALNGFRAGIIAYLLEGRQETERAIRFAVWYAERCLHYQLQLYGNKIDALHDNAVSPQASKGNIRYLDVLPKEFTKEDLVNLRLANNESPVVKTIICRWVKEGLVVKTNANLWQKIQV, from the coding sequence ATGGCATCATCATTTAGCGGCAAGCCTCGCAAGGCGAGCATGGCTGCTTATCGTCAACTGCTGGCGAAGAATCACGTGGAGGAAATCCTTCAGGACGTGAAGCAGAACAACCGTTTGGATCGCAAGAAGGAACTGCCCGTATGGCTTCCCCTTGCACAGAGTTTTAACAATGGTACGCGCAAGGCTGAAGATGCAGTGCCCTCAGGACTCTTCTACCTCGACATCGACGAGAAGGGACTGACGGAGCAACTCTGGCAGAAGGTGCAGGACGAGAACCTCATTGAGGAATATCGTATCGTCTATTTCGCCGAGAGTGCAGGCGGCGGCACCCACATCTGGGCTTGGCGTACCCCAGGCGCCACCATCGAGGAGGATATCCAGAAGCTGGCCTCCCGACTGGGTGTCAGCTACGACTCGCACGTCACCGACCTGGCCCGCTGTTGCTTCATGGCCAGCGAGAAGTATGTAAAGTTGCTGGATCCAATAGTGTTTGAGGAACAGCCTTCGTCCCCTAAGTTAGGGGACAACAGGGGTCTGAACGAGGAATCACCTCTTACAGAAAAGAACGAAAACGGCTCTGAAACTTGTTCAGCCCCCCAACCCCCTAACTTAGGGGGCTCGAACTACAAGGGCATCCCTTACGAGAACATCGTGCAGGCCCTGCTCTGGAAACTGGGGTATGGCGATGCACCTGCTGAGGGCGAGCGCAACATGGCGCTCTACACCATGAGTCGCTACATGCGCTTCATCTGTGACTTCGACGAGCAGAAGTTGTTCACTATCCTACCCCATTGGGGCTTGTCGGACCATGAGGTGCAGTCGACCATCAAGAGTGCCGTAGGCAGCACCCGTCCTGCAGGCATCCCATCAATGATGAACGAGGTGCTCTCGTCGCTTGGAGCAGCCACCGAAGCAGGTTCGGCAGAGAGTGAAGAATCAACTGTAGCTCCTGTCGACAACGAGTTACCTGGCATCCTTCAGGACCTCAGCGACCATGCCCCAGAGGAGTTTCGCGAGGCCACGCTGATGGCAGCAATGCCTATGTTGGGCACACTGGCCACAGGCATCCGCGCCAAGTATCGCGACGGGAAACTGAACTCACCCAGCTTCATTGTGGATATCGAAGCCCCTCAGGCCACAGGTAAGTCGTTTGTTGACGCAGAGTTTGAGTTGCTGATGGACCCTATCATCAAGCAGGACGAGGTGGAATGGCAGAAGGAGATTGAGTACTCGCTGGCCAAGAAAAACGGCGAGGAGGTAGAGAACCCCTGTGCCCAGATTCGCATCATCGAGCCCAACATCGGTGTGTCGGCCTTTCTGGAACGAGCTCTCTATGCCAAGGGCAAACATCTGTTTACCTATGCCCCTGAGATTGAGACGGTGCTGAAGAACAACAAGGGCGGCGCGTGGACAGAGAAGAACGACCTGTTCCGTCTGGCCTACGACAACAAGCCCTGGGGTCAGCATCGCATATCGAAGGACTCATTCTCTGGCAAGGTCACCCTCTATTACAATATGGTGATGTGCGGAACGCCCAATAAGTGCCGTGCATTCTTCGCTGATGCCGAGAGTGGACTGGTGAGCCGAGTGACGCCTGTGTTGCTGCCCGATATGGTAGGCGCACGTATGCCTCATTTCAAGCCGTGGAGTCAGGAGGATGAGGAGAAGGTGAAGCGCCAGTGCCTCTGCTTGATGGACGAGGAAGGCGAGATAGAACTGCCTCTCATCAACAAGGCCATCGAGGCGTGGGATGAAGAGAAGCGACAGGAGTACCTGCAGACATTGCGCTATTCACTCGACGTCTTGCGTCGTCGTGCTGCCCTCAATGGTTTCCGTGCCGGCATCATCGCCTACCTGCTGGAAGGTCGCCAGGAAACGGAGCGCGCCATCAGGTTCGCCGTATGGTATGCCGAACGATGTCTGCACTACCAGTTGCAACTCTATGGCAACAAGATTGATGCCCTCCACGACAATGCGGTGAGCCCCCAGGCTTCAAAAGGAAATATCCGCTATCTGGATGTACTGCCCAAAGAGTTTACGAAGGAAGACTTGGTGAACCTCCGCCTAGCCAATAACGAGTCGCCTGTGGTGAAGACCATCATCTGTCGCTGGGTAAAAGAAGGTCTCGTGGTGAAGACCAATGCCAATCTCTGGCAGAAAATTCAGGTGTAA
- a CDS encoding electron transfer flavoprotein subunit alpha/FixB family protein, with protein sequence MNNVFVYCEIEGTQVQEVSQELLTKGRKLANELKVELHAIVAGTGIKGKVEDQILPYGVDKLFVFDAKDLFPYTSAPHTDILVNLFKEEQPQICLMGATVIGRDLGPRVSSSLTSGLTADCTELEIGPFEDKKNNKTYENLLYQIRPAFGGNIVATIVNPDHRPQMATVRSGVMQKALYDGECRKEVVYPEVSKYVSPEAFVVKVLDHHVEAAKHNLKGAPIVVAGGYGMGCKENFDQLFELAKVLHGEVGGSRAAVDAGWLDHDRQIGQTGVTVHPKVYIACGISGQIQHIAGMQDSGIIISINSDPDAPINKIADYVIVGTVEEVVPKLIKYYKQNSK encoded by the coding sequence ATGAACAACGTATTTGTATATTGCGAAATTGAAGGTACTCAGGTACAGGAAGTATCTCAGGAGCTGCTGACCAAGGGTCGTAAGCTCGCCAATGAACTCAAGGTTGAGCTCCACGCCATTGTTGCCGGTACTGGCATCAAGGGCAAGGTTGAGGATCAGATTCTGCCTTACGGTGTCGATAAGCTGTTTGTTTTCGATGCTAAGGACCTGTTCCCCTACACCTCAGCTCCCCACACTGATATTCTGGTGAACCTCTTCAAGGAGGAGCAGCCACAGATCTGCCTGATGGGTGCTACCGTGATTGGCCGTGACCTCGGTCCACGTGTATCATCATCCCTGACCTCTGGTCTGACTGCCGACTGCACAGAGCTGGAGATTGGTCCCTTCGAGGATAAGAAGAACAACAAGACATACGAGAACCTGCTTTATCAGATTCGTCCTGCCTTCGGTGGTAACATCGTTGCTACCATCGTGAACCCCGACCACCGTCCACAGATGGCTACTGTACGCTCAGGCGTGATGCAGAAGGCCCTGTACGATGGCGAGTGCCGCAAGGAGGTTGTTTATCCTGAGGTAAGCAAGTATGTGAGCCCCGAGGCTTTCGTCGTAAAGGTTCTGGATCACCACGTAGAGGCTGCCAAGCACAACCTGAAGGGTGCGCCTATCGTTGTAGCCGGTGGTTACGGTATGGGCTGCAAGGAGAACTTCGACCAGCTGTTCGAGTTGGCCAAGGTGCTGCATGGTGAGGTTGGTGGTTCTCGTGCCGCTGTTGATGCTGGCTGGCTGGATCACGACCGTCAGATTGGTCAGACTGGTGTTACCGTTCACCCCAAGGTGTACATCGCCTGTGGTATCTCTGGACAGATTCAGCACATCGCTGGTATGCAGGATTCTGGTATCATCATCAGCATCAACTCAGATCCCGATGCTCCTATCAACAAGATTGCCGACTACGTGATCGTTGGTACCGTTGAAGAGGTAGTTCCCAAACTCATTAAATACTATAAGCAAAATTCGAAGTAA
- a CDS encoding sulfatase-like hydrolase/transferase, protein MIALFEQVKKVFRRPLSLFAFSSIVSIGTLLLYNIPFFRFVIDNSNESPLGVTWLTVSLVIIMLVLNFMMACLAMFCLRIVGRILMAIMAVINATAVYFILTYSVYIDATTIENVFNTRYSEASGFFSWSLWLFIFVFGILPALFCLFQPVVIGKVKKLAVYCGSSLAIILVVALLNINQTLFISQHDTELGGLLQPWSYIANTCRVISFMQDEQAEEIKLPDGKITDNEKAVVVLVIGESARKANFQLYGYKRDTNPLLSKQQKLKVFQTQSCATYTTAGTKAILEPKDCGDLYELLPNYAFRTGVDVSWRTSNWGEPPIHIDEYLTDSELADMYPDVDGNYDGILFAGLRQRIESSPKNKVLIILHTSTSHGPQYAKKYPKEFEAYKPVAQNVEEGEKHVDRLVNAYDNSIRYTDYLLNGLIDTLQTMKGWKRAMIFISDHGESLGENKMFMHGLPMKLAPREQYEIPFFVWTSDNFRTYKQDLPAVLEQHYIFHSVLNLLSIQSPAYQEEFDIFVNPKR, encoded by the coding sequence ATGATAGCTTTATTTGAACAGGTGAAAAAGGTGTTCCGACGCCCCCTTTCGCTTTTTGCATTCTCGAGTATCGTCAGTATAGGCACACTGCTGCTCTACAACATACCATTCTTCCGGTTTGTCATCGACAACAGCAACGAAAGTCCGTTGGGTGTTACCTGGCTGACGGTGTCACTGGTGATTATCATGCTGGTGCTCAACTTCATGATGGCCTGTCTGGCTATGTTCTGCCTGAGAATTGTAGGCCGCATCCTGATGGCCATCATGGCTGTTATCAATGCCACGGCCGTCTATTTCATCCTGACCTACAGCGTCTATATCGATGCCACCACCATCGAGAATGTGTTCAACACCCGATATTCTGAGGCTTCCGGCTTCTTCAGCTGGTCGCTGTGGCTGTTCATCTTTGTCTTCGGCATCCTGCCGGCCTTGTTCTGCCTGTTCCAGCCCGTCGTCATTGGCAAGGTGAAGAAACTGGCCGTCTATTGCGGCAGTTCCCTGGCCATTATCCTTGTCGTGGCATTGCTCAACATCAACCAGACGCTTTTTATCAGTCAGCACGACACCGAACTGGGTGGCTTGCTGCAGCCCTGGTCGTATATCGCCAATACCTGCCGCGTCATCAGCTTTATGCAGGACGAGCAGGCCGAGGAAATCAAACTGCCCGATGGCAAGATTACGGACAACGAGAAGGCTGTGGTGGTGCTCGTCATTGGCGAGTCGGCCAGAAAAGCCAATTTCCAGCTCTATGGCTACAAGCGTGACACCAATCCGCTGCTGTCGAAACAGCAGAAACTGAAGGTGTTCCAGACCCAGTCGTGTGCTACCTATACCACGGCTGGCACCAAGGCTATCCTGGAGCCGAAGGATTGTGGCGACCTCTACGAACTGCTGCCCAACTATGCTTTCCGTACGGGTGTGGATGTGTCGTGGCGTACCTCTAACTGGGGAGAACCGCCTATCCATATCGATGAATACCTGACAGACTCCGAACTGGCTGATATGTATCCCGATGTGGATGGCAACTATGACGGAATCCTCTTTGCTGGCCTCCGTCAGCGTATTGAGTCAAGTCCCAAGAACAAGGTGCTGATTATCCTGCACACCAGCACCAGCCACGGTCCTCAGTATGCCAAGAAATATCCCAAAGAGTTCGAGGCCTACAAGCCCGTAGCCCAGAATGTGGAGGAGGGCGAGAAGCATGTGGACCGTCTTGTCAATGCCTACGATAATAGCATCCGCTATACAGACTATCTCCTCAATGGTCTTATCGACACCCTGCAGACGATGAAAGGCTGGAAGCGTGCCATGATTTTCATCTCTGACCATGGTGAGTCACTGGGTGAGAACAAGATGTTTATGCATGGCCTGCCCATGAAACTTGCACCCAGGGAGCAGTACGAGATTCCGTTCTTTGTCTGGACTTCAGATAATTTCAGGACCTATAAGCAGGACCTGCCAGCGGTGCTGGAACAGCACTATATCTTCCACTCCGTGCTCAATCTGCTCTCTATCCAGTCGCCGGCCTATCAGGAGGAGTTTGATATCTTCGTGAATCCCAAGCGTTGA